A window of the Calothrix sp. 336/3 genome harbors these coding sequences:
- a CDS encoding NB-ARC domain-containing protein — MIDTLFAPSLPNYYVERLEYSRELKTRLLKNSSDVGALVVTAIDSLAAVGKSTLAMALAYDQEVQAHFCDGILWVTLGQQPNLLSLLSAWVQALGDYNFKPISVEATSNQLRTLLYEKAVLLIIDDVWNIEDAQAFNVGGASCQVLVTTRDAEIAEALGANPPCCLDVMEPSQAMELLTKKLGRSITAVEYQPAQDLASSVGYFPLALSLVAAEIASCTTWTQLLEDFQQEVARLKNLNRPKAEEITDETILKRLRLTASLNLSLKRMPKEKQEHFSWLGVLPKNVTITEMMAATLWKMDIYDAAKTLEYLENKAVLSPGVPLKDGTPTYRLHDLFHDLARNLLTAPPNPEDEDNLSGLGITLASAHATFLETYRNKTSKNLWHTLPNDGYIHQHLVWHLSKAQKVEEIHELLREESETGGNGWYETCSRLSQTANFVTDVFRAWELAENSWTETTLAQVIGLQCRYALIIASLNSLTVDLPVGLLVALVEKNMWTPEQGLSYAIQSSNPLQKANLLTQLANHLPSKLKELALSKALAATREIDTREAEDEKFRVQVLSSLAVKLPPELLSEALAVAREIHFEYHRADAISSLADKLPPELLPEALVAAREIQDEEFRARVLGSLADKFPELLPEALAAARVIQDEHDRADTISSLADKFPELLPEALVAAREIQDEHDRADTISSLADKFPELLPEALAAARVIENEYNRVNALRRLADKLPPELLPEALTAAREIQDEGDRAEILRSLADKFPELLPEALAAARVIEDEWDRADALSSLADKFPELLPEALAAIREIENEYNRAHNLSRLADKLPPELLPEVVAAAREIQDEMYRAEALSSLADKLPELLPEALAAARKIEYEKRRNDALSSLANKLPPELLSEAVAAAREIKDEKYRAYILSSLAGKLPELLPEALAAAREIQFDSSRAQALSSLADKFPELLPEALAAAIEIQDEEYRAQALSSLAVKLPPELLPEAVAATREIEDGEFRASILGSLAVQLPELLPEALAAAREIGYDAFHFDALSNLANKFPEVLPEALAAARVIQSEYCRFDNLRGLVDKLPPELLPEALAAARETEDEEYRAYLLRSLADKFPELLPEAVAAAREIQDEKYRVDALSSLADKFPELLPEALAATREIENEYNRAYNLSDLAGKLPPELLPEALAASREIQDEKYRVDALSSLADKLPPELLPEALAASREIQDEKYRVDALSSLADKLPPELLPEALAASREIQDEKYRVDALSSLADKLPPELLPEALAASREIQDEKYRACILNNLADKLPELLPEAVAAAREIQDEEYRADVLSNLANKLPELLPEAVAAAREIQDEEYRADVLSNLANKLPELLPEAVAAARKIQDEKHRAQVLSSLVDKLLQIQKTQLFCLWGKTLHILSVYTRPGLLSDINILTPIIDTLGGEQALRDTASAIQDVSRWWR; from the coding sequence TGCTTGGGTACAAGCATTGGGGGACTACAACTTTAAACCCATCAGTGTGGAAGCAACTTCCAATCAACTGCGTACATTGTTGTATGAAAAAGCTGTGCTGCTAATAATAGACGATGTTTGGAATATAGAGGATGCACAAGCATTTAATGTTGGTGGAGCTAGCTGTCAAGTTTTGGTAACAACCCGCGACGCAGAAATCGCCGAAGCTCTCGGAGCTAACCCCCCATGTTGTTTGGATGTGATGGAACCATCCCAAGCAATGGAACTGCTGACTAAAAAATTAGGACGCTCGATTACTGCTGTAGAATATCAGCCAGCGCAAGATTTAGCTTCATCCGTTGGTTATTTCCCTCTGGCGTTGTCATTGGTAGCTGCTGAAATCGCCAGTTGTACAACTTGGACTCAATTATTAGAGGATTTTCAGCAAGAGGTAGCGCGATTAAAAAATCTTAATCGACCAAAAGCAGAAGAAATTACTGATGAAACCATTTTAAAACGCTTGCGCTTAACAGCATCATTAAATTTGAGTCTCAAGCGAATGCCTAAAGAAAAGCAGGAGCATTTTTCTTGGTTGGGGGTATTACCGAAAAATGTGACCATCACTGAGATGATGGCAGCGACTCTATGGAAAATGGATATATATGATGCTGCTAAGACATTGGAATACTTAGAAAATAAAGCAGTTTTATCGCCTGGAGTTCCTTTAAAAGACGGGACACCAACGTACCGTTTACATGACTTATTTCATGACTTAGCACGTAATTTGTTGACTGCTCCACCAAACCCAGAGGATGAAGATAATCTATCGGGGTTGGGTATAACTTTAGCCTCTGCTCACGCTACTTTTTTGGAGACTTACCGAAATAAAACCTCTAAAAATCTTTGGCATACCTTACCCAATGACGGGTATATCCATCAGCATTTAGTTTGGCATTTGTCCAAGGCTCAAAAGGTAGAAGAAATTCACGAATTATTACGAGAAGAGTCAGAAACAGGAGGTAATGGTTGGTACGAAACTTGCTCGCGCTTGTCACAAACTGCCAATTTTGTAACTGATGTTTTTCGTGCTTGGGAATTGGCAGAAAACTCCTGGACTGAAACAACCTTGGCTCAAGTTATTGGGTTGCAGTGTCGCTATGCTTTAATTATTGCATCCCTTAATAGTTTAACAGTGGATTTACCAGTAGGGCTGCTGGTTGCGTTAGTTGAAAAAAATATGTGGACTCCTGAGCAAGGACTCAGTTACGCAATACAAAGCTCGAATCCATTACAGAAAGCAAACTTGCTTACACAGCTAGCCAATCATTTGCCATCAAAGTTAAAAGAATTAGCACTGTCGAAAGCTCTGGCTGCTACTAGGGAGATTGATACCAGGGAGGCTGAGGATGAAAAGTTTCGCGTCCAGGTACTAAGTAGTTTGGCTGTTAAACTGCCACCAGAATTATTATCAGAGGCTCTGGCTGTTGCTAGGGAGATTCATTTTGAGTACCATCGCGCCGATGCCATCAGTAGTTTGGCTGACAAATTGCCGCCAGAATTGTTACCAGAGGCTCTGGTTGCTGCCAGAGAAATTCAGGATGAGGAGTTTCGCGCCCGGGTACTAGGTAGTTTGGCTGATAAATTCCCAGAATTGTTACCAGAGGCTCTAGCTGCTGCCAGGGTGATTCAGGATGAGCATGACCGCGCCGATACCATCAGTAGTTTGGCTGATAAATTCCCAGAATTGTTACCAGAGGCTCTGGTTGCTGCCAGAGAAATTCAGGATGAGCATGACCGCGCCGATACCATCAGTAGTTTGGCTGATAAATTCCCAGAATTGTTACCAGAGGCTCTGGCTGCTGCCAGGGTGATTGAGAATGAGTATAATCGTGTCAATGCTCTAAGACGTTTGGCTGATAAATTGCCACCAGAATTGTTACCAGAGGCTCTGACTGCTGCCAGGGAGATTCAGGATGAGGGCGATCGCGCTGAAATACTAAGAAGTTTGGCTGATAAATTCCCAGAATTGTTACCAGAGGCTTTGGCTGCTGCCAGGGTGATTGAGGATGAGTGGGATCGCGCCGATGCCCTAAGTAGTCTGGCTGATAAATTCCCAGAATTATTACCAGAGGCTCTGGCTGCTATCAGGGAGATTGAGAATGAGTATAATCGCGCTCATAACCTAAGTCGTTTGGCTGATAAATTGCCGCCAGAATTGTTACCAGAGGTTGTAGCTGCTGCTAGGGAAATTCAGGATGAAATGTATCGCGCCGAAGCCTTAAGTAGTTTGGCTGATAAATTGCCAGAATTGTTACCAGAGGCTCTAGCTGCTGCCAGGAAGATTGAGTATGAAAAGCGTCGCAACGATGCTCTAAGTAGTTTAGCCAATAAATTACCACCAGAATTGTTATCAGAGGCTGTGGCTGCTGCCAGAGAGATTAAGGATGAGAAGTATCGCGCCTATATTCTCAGTAGTTTGGCTGGTAAATTGCCGGAATTGTTACCAGAGGCTCTGGCTGCTGCCAGGGAGATTCAGTTTGATTCAAGTCGCGCCCAAGCCTTAAGTAGTTTGGCTGATAAATTTCCAGAATTGTTACCAGAGGCTCTAGCTGCTGCCATAGAGATTCAGGATGAGGAGTATCGCGCCCAAGCCTTAAGTAGTTTGGCGGTTAAATTGCCACCAGAATTGTTACCAGAAGCCGTGGCTGCTACTAGGGAGATTGAAGATGGAGAGTTTCGCGCCTCTATTCTGGGTAGTTTGGCTGTTCAGTTGCCAGAATTGTTACCAGAGGCTCTAGCTGCTGCTAGGGAGATTGGGTATGATGCGTTTCATTTCGATGCTCTAAGTAATTTGGCTAATAAATTTCCAGAAGTGCTACCAGAGGCTCTGGCTGCTGCCAGGGTGATTCAGAGTGAGTATTGTCGCTTCGACAACTTAAGAGGTTTGGTTGATAAATTGCCACCAGAATTATTACCAGAGGCTCTGGCTGCTGCCAGGGAGACTGAGGATGAGGAGTATCGCGCCTATCTTCTAAGAAGTTTAGCTGATAAATTCCCAGAATTATTACCAGAGGCGGTAGCTGCTGCTAGGGAGATTCAGGATGAAAAGTATCGCGTCGATGCCTTAAGTAGTTTAGCTGATAAATTCCCAGAATTATTACCAGAGGCTCTGGCTGCTACCAGGGAGATTGAGAATGAGTATAATCGCGCCTATAATCTAAGTGATTTGGCTGGTAAATTGCCACCAGAATTGTTACCAGAGGCTCTGGCTGCTTCTAGGGAGATTCAGGATGAAAAGTATCGCGTCGATGCCTTAAGTAGTTTAGCTGATAAATTGCCACCAGAATTGTTACCAGAGGCTCTGGCTGCTTCTAGGGAGATTCAGGATGAAAAGTATCGCGTCGATGCCTTAAGTAGTTTAGCTGATAAATTGCCACCAGAATTGTTACCAGAGGCTCTGGCTGCTTCTAGGGAGATTCAGGATGAAAAGTATCGCGTCGATGCCTTAAGTAGTTTAGCTGATAAATTGCCACCAGAATTGTTACCAGAGGCTCTGGCTGCTTCTAGGGAGATTCAGGATGAAAAGTATCGCGCCTGTATTCTAAATAATTTGGCTGATAAATTGCCAGAATTGTTACCAGAGGCTGTAGCTGCTGCTAGGGAGATTCAGGATGAAGAGTATCGTGCTGATGTTCTAAGTAATTTGGCTAATAAATTGCCAGAATTGTTACCAGAGGCTGTAGCTGCTGCTAGGGAGATTCAGGATGAAGAGTATCGTGCTGATGTTCTAAGTAATTTGGCTAATAAATTGCCAGAATTGTTACCAGAGGCTGTAGCTGCTGCTAGGAAGATTCAGGATGAGAAGCATCGCGCCCAAGTCCTGAGTAGTTTGGTGGATAAACTTTTACAAATACAAAAAACTCAACTTTTTTGTCTCTGGGGAAAAACTCTTCACATCTTATCTGTTTACACTCGCCCAGGTTTACTTAGTGATATAAATATATTAACTCCAATTATAGATACTTTAGGTGGCGAACAAGCATTGAGAGATACAGCTTCTGCTATCCAAGATGTTTCACGGTGGTGGCGATAA